In the Mycoplasmoides gallisepticum genome, one interval contains:
- a CDS encoding IS256 family transposase encodes MNSKDEQMKQIQKLIVEFVKQFGPSSGKQLLNITDYIAKPVLQALVDGEHVGKLELLRENADNDENVYQNGSYTRNVKWGQEEIPIKMKRIRGENQDSQIIPKYQRIIHDKFILDVLSLASTRLSNNEIADQITSIYGFKVSPSVISNCIQTVQDEMRDWHERPLENNYPIIMIDGKVFKIKTEESGRSKYVNKTLYVVVGINADGQKELIALYVSNTESATEWINILDNLKERGLSETYIIVSDGLKGLKEAIENVYPKAMHITCTVHMIRNAAKYVSHSMKSDFLRDLKNIYGADNWESAKHNFEYLKNKWGGSNKRAVEVVERAMDNIEKLFSFSKALRTLVYTSNIVENYNSVIGSFLAAKKSFNNINQLLLDLYVHFGYNPRYKKLNQKSNRVRNWYRIYEELMDVFPNLLKKN; translated from the coding sequence ATGAATTCAAAAGACGAACAAATGAAACAGATTCAAAAATTAATTGTTGAATTTGTAAAACAATTTGGTCCTAGTAGTGGAAAACAACTATTAAACATCACTGATTATATTGCTAAGCCTGTTTTACAGGCTCTGGTTGATGGTGAACATGTTGGCAAACTAGAATTATTGAGAGAAAATGCTGATAATGATGAGAATGTGTATCAAAACGGCTCATACACTAGAAATGTTAAGTGAGGGCAAGAAGAAATTCCCATAAAAATGAAAAGAATTCGTGGTGAAAATCAAGACTCTCAAATTATCCCGAAATATCAAAGAATTATCCATGATAAGTTTATCTTAGATGTTCTTTCTTTAGCTTCTACTCGTTTGTCAAACAATGAAATCGCTGATCAAATAACGTCAATATATGGATTCAAAGTAAGTCCTAGCGTAATTTCAAATTGTATCCAAACTGTTCAAGATGAGATGCGCGATTGGCACGAAAGACCGCTAGAAAACAACTACCCAATCATAATGATTGACGGTAAAGTCTTTAAGATCAAAACTGAAGAAAGCGGACGGTCAAAGTACGTAAATAAAACGCTTTATGTCGTGGTAGGAATCAATGCGGATGGTCAAAAAGAGCTTATAGCGCTATACGTAAGCAACACCGAATCTGCTACAGAATGAATTAACATTCTTGATAATTTGAAAGAACGCGGCTTGTCTGAAACATATATTATTGTTTCAGATGGTTTAAAGGGTTTGAAAGAAGCGATTGAAAACGTTTATCCAAAAGCAATGCATATTACTTGCACGGTTCATATGATTAGAAATGCTGCAAAATATGTATCTCATTCTATGAAGTCCGATTTTTTAAGAGACTTAAAAAACATATATGGAGCAGACAATTGAGAAAGTGCAAAACACAACTTTGAATATTTAAAAAATAAGTGAGGCGGTTCTAACAAGCGCGCAGTTGAAGTTGTGGAAAGAGCGATGGACAACATAGAAAAACTCTTTAGCTTTTCTAAAGCTTTACGGACATTAGTTTATACCAGCAACATAGTTGAAAACTATAATTCAGTAATTGGGAGTTTCCTAGCTGCTAAAAAGTCTTTTAATAACATAAACCAGCTGTTATTAGACCTATATGTACATTTTGGTTACAATCCAAGATATAAAAAACTAAATCAGAAAAGTAATAGAGTGAGAAATTGATATAGAATATATGAAGAGTTAATGGATGTATTTCCGAACTTACTTAAGAAAAACTAA
- a CDS encoding S8 family serine peptidase — MASIISGVNGVNPYHDLYGIKYNQPFLNDLNLFGLALSGLDNEISYIKKLDNVKIVNNSWGHFQENKVINAVTKQWYNYNFYSRYMDLITANEPELIYVFSAGNNGNNPIESARKLSWSNLSYNSITVGSNDSNGRLSSFSSRGTNTYGGPLILANGENYATQDDKYRYGTSFSAPFISGVIANTLLKYKDKYKLGINSIIAKAILGVSSLNEANDKTSKQEGINKNYGVGILDYKKIHSAFNNLKYIKWTDNKYISVNNGWHSKDSSDNLSLGRIYLNKNDVLRVDLSWLFKPKNSFALNIQKYTNNYYDSIDYISQDYDLILRDMNGNDIASSRTLNNFEFIRYQIKNSGYYQIIISKGSKTSKSVNNDLAVSWTIDNK; from the coding sequence GTGGCTTCAATTATTTCAGGGGTTAACGGTGTTAATCCTTATCATGATTTGTATGGCATTAAGTATAATCAACCATTTTTAAATGATTTAAATTTATTCGGTTTAGCGTTATCAGGTTTAGATAACGAAATTTCATATATTAAGAAATTAGATAATGTTAAGATCGTTAATAATTCATGAGGACATTTTCAAGAAAATAAAGTTATAAATGCAGTTACAAAACAATGGTATAACTATAATTTCTATTCGAGATACATGGACTTGATAACTGCAAACGAACCAGAATTAATCTATGTTTTTTCAGCTGGGAATAACGGTAATAATCCTATAGAATCAGCAAGAAAATTATCATGAAGTAACCTTTCATATAATTCTATAACCGTGGGATCTAATGATTCAAACGGAAGATTAAGTTCATTTTCTTCAAGAGGAACAAATACTTATGGTGGTCCGCTAATACTTGCAAATGGAGAAAATTATGCTACACAAGATGATAAATATCGATATGGAACGAGTTTTTCAGCTCCTTTTATATCCGGTGTTATAGCTAATACTCTTTTAAAATACAAAGATAAATATAAATTAGGGATTAATTCTATTATTGCTAAAGCTATATTAGGTGTTTCTTCATTAAATGAAGCTAACGACAAAACATCGAAACAAGAGGGTATAAATAAAAATTACGGTGTAGGAATCTTAGATTATAAAAAAATTCATTCGGCATTCAACAATTTGAAATATATTAAATGGACTGATAATAAATATATTTCGGTAAATAATGGATGACACTCAAAGGATAGTTCTGATAATTTAAGTTTAGGAAGAATATATTTAAATAAAAATGATGTATTAAGAGTCGATTTATCATGATTATTTAAACCAAAAAACAGTTTTGCTTTAAATATTCAAAAATACACTAATAACTACTATGATTCTATTGATTATATTTCACAGGATTATGATTTAATCTTAAGAGATATGAACGGAAACGATATTGCTTCTTCGAGAACTCTTAATAATTTTGAATTCATAAGATATCAAATTAAAAACAGTGGTTATTACCAAATTATAATTTCCAAAGGATCTAAAACATCTAAATCAGTAAATAATGATTTAGCAGTATCTTGAACGATCGATAACAAATAA
- a CDS encoding ABC-2 transporter permease, which yields MKSVKSYVYFLHKIILKKKSSYVLPIVFFALAIIFSITLSVVQIPDRFKNFTIYAIIFAEMILTIFYASLKALNIYKDLEEEGLELLTYSKPINRRDIFIAKFIVFIIFDCYWAILMTLSNIILVLNLQKTNLTLVLLLSFTVFFFAFLIFGLFASIIGYKFNGKIALAIPLTIISPLIIGGSIVSSQSTSSANNLAFYLNTKRLLQPAGNEANVETFYLNNNQDNFYILPNGYDEPTFSQKQTEYLRTAYNFAKNSSTEWQIYSWLVTPYQMIDIFNFKNQNIFNTFQSNYTTNLDNYLYYNKLDAPTYSYQLNENNVLPRYLVNIRDDKTPNYQDVYLVPGALKNNLNPSLDELNNTKIIYARQDADNFDITFPEDEFNNTNASDIVGKLNWTYIKELLDSKVFNAYSKQFIDNLIKSDGYINGDPNDLTYYHNLLMSEIQNEITDEQSKFNNLDDNITVLEDSSITNKIIKSNIERQIYLTVALVYYIYFNQNNDLLTTALLFNNKLDDNSNNFTPKQLSFNYGAYTYHIGGYTNYSTKQEVQNNKVIIRYDLKQSNNFVFQPVTQIMQMTRNKEIINKYSFILLWAVIASLFVVANNILYIRKDYK from the coding sequence ATGAAATCAGTAAAAAGTTATGTATATTTTTTACATAAAATCATCTTAAAAAAGAAAAGCAGTTACGTCTTACCAATTGTCTTTTTTGCTTTAGCAATTATCTTTAGCATTACATTATCAGTAGTTCAGATTCCAGATCGTTTTAAGAACTTTACTATTTATGCAATTATCTTTGCTGAAATGATTCTAACAATCTTTTATGCGAGTTTAAAAGCACTAAATATTTATAAAGATTTAGAAGAAGAAGGATTGGAATTACTTACATATAGTAAACCGATTAACCGAAGGGATATTTTTATTGCTAAATTTATTGTTTTTATTATTTTCGATTGTTATTGAGCAATATTAATGACGCTTAGCAATATAATTTTAGTTTTAAATCTACAAAAAACAAACTTAACACTGGTTTTGTTACTTTCATTTACGGTTTTCTTTTTTGCTTTTTTAATTTTTGGGTTGTTTGCTTCAATCATCGGTTATAAATTCAATGGAAAGATTGCCTTAGCGATCCCATTAACAATCATCTCGCCTTTAATTATTGGTGGTAGTATTGTAAGCTCACAGTCTACTTCGTCAGCAAACAATTTAGCTTTCTATCTGAATACAAAAAGGTTATTACAACCAGCTGGAAATGAAGCTAATGTAGAAACATTTTATCTAAATAATAATCAGGATAATTTTTATATCTTACCAAACGGTTATGACGAACCAACCTTTAGTCAAAAACAAACTGAATATCTAAGAACTGCTTATAATTTTGCAAAAAACTCGTCTACTGAATGACAGATATATTCTTGACTAGTTACCCCTTATCAAATGATTGATATCTTTAACTTTAAAAACCAAAATATTTTTAATACATTTCAAAGTAACTATACTACTAATTTAGATAACTACCTATATTACAACAAGCTAGATGCACCAACATATTCTTATCAATTAAATGAGAATAACGTTTTACCAAGATATTTAGTCAATATACGTGACGACAAAACACCTAATTATCAAGATGTTTATTTAGTTCCAGGAGCCTTAAAAAATAATTTAAATCCAAGTTTAGACGAACTAAATAACACTAAAATTATCTATGCGCGACAGGATGCTGATAATTTTGATATTACTTTTCCTGAAGATGAATTTAATAATACTAATGCTAGTGATATTGTCGGCAAATTGAACTGAACTTATATTAAAGAATTATTAGATTCAAAAGTATTTAATGCTTATTCTAAACAATTTATTGATAATTTAATTAAGTCTGATGGTTATATAAACGGGGATCCTAATGATTTAACTTATTATCACAATCTTCTTATGAGTGAGATTCAAAATGAAATTACTGATGAACAATCTAAGTTTAACAATTTGGATGATAATATAACCGTTTTAGAGGATTCATCAATTACCAACAAAATAATTAAATCTAATATTGAAAGACAGATCTATTTAACTGTTGCTTTAGTTTATTACATTTACTTTAATCAAAATAACGATCTATTAACAACTGCTTTATTATTTAATAATAAGCTAGATGATAATTCAAATAACTTTACACCAAAACAATTAAGTTTTAATTATGGTGCTTATACTTACCATATTGGTGGATATACAAATTACTCAACTAAGCAAGAAGTGCAAAATAATAAAGTTATCATTCGTTACGACTTAAAACAATCTAATAATTTTGTTTTTCAACCTGTGACACAAATTATGCAAATGACGCGTAACAAAGAGATTATTAATAAATACTCATTCATTTTACTATGAGCTGTGATTGCATCATTATTTGTAGTAGCAAACAATATCTTATACATTAGAAAGGATTACAAATAA
- a CDS encoding aromatic motif membrane protein: MKLKTKLTKLSLIIPFAFSAASCADYDQKSKLSSLIDHSKDISLRTTSKEELVHKNIIDSLLNLIYKNTPEAQNAKEVYIHQQETNADNIKAQFKQIEEDFNKQFKILEITNWEEELKQKREELIFSRFNPEKAAEIRARIQELQDLIASARNDDNPIDFFAQYQDFVSKNWFFILNNLNIFDWNFITWALNPYYPESKKILVSEEYQNKVKRLTPFNSLNFSNTYLDDIKLGDESREIGDNDVYYLKKDKLVLRFLIRTVSAPISGVVLSYLPIYFGASRAKNISLNLISSVIHSGFIHRYETGLQQYEVDMPIKQRYGYPAFVFNFLKKG, from the coding sequence ATGAAATTAAAAACTAAATTAACCAAATTATCTTTAATTATTCCGTTTGCTTTTAGTGCCGCTTCATGTGCTGATTATGATCAAAAATCAAAATTAAGTTCACTTATTGATCACAGTAAGGATATTTCTTTAAGAACAACAAGTAAGGAAGAATTAGTTCATAAGAATATTATTGATAGTTTACTTAATTTAATCTATAAAAATACTCCTGAAGCTCAAAATGCTAAAGAAGTTTATATTCATCAACAAGAAACAAATGCCGATAATATAAAAGCGCAATTTAAACAAATTGAAGAAGACTTTAATAAACAATTCAAAATTTTAGAAATAACTAATTGAGAAGAAGAGTTAAAACAAAAACGTGAAGAATTAATTTTTTCTAGATTTAACCCTGAAAAAGCTGCTGAAATAAGAGCAAGAATTCAAGAACTCCAAGACTTAATTGCTAGCGCTAGAAACGATGATAATCCAATTGATTTTTTTGCTCAATATCAAGATTTTGTGTCAAAAAATTGATTCTTTATTCTTAACAACTTAAATATCTTTGATTGAAACTTTATAACCTGAGCGCTAAATCCTTATTATCCCGAATCAAAGAAGATCTTAGTATCTGAAGAATACCAAAACAAAGTTAAAAGATTAACACCATTTAATAGTTTGAATTTTAGCAACACTTATTTAGATGATATTAAACTTGGCGATGAAAGTCGTGAAATTGGCGATAATGACGTTTATTATCTCAAAAAAGATAAACTAGTCCTTAGATTTTTAATTAGGACCGTTTCAGCACCTATTAGTGGAGTTGTTCTAAGTTATTTACCAATATATTTTGGAGCTTCAAGAGCAAAAAACATTTCATTAAATTTAATTTCATCAGTTATTCATAGTGGGTTTATTCACCGTTATGAAACGGGATTACAACAATACGAAGTTGATATGCCAATAAAGCAAAGATATGGTTATCCGGCTTTTGTTTTTAATTTTCTAAAAAAAGGATAA
- a CDS encoding aromatic motif membrane protein, with protein sequence MKIKKAFLKFIISSAFVSLALVTIPSYGIKSQVVSQNLDQINLTSDLDLKWRNFLNQTAITNVLHEMFGDNNQAKDEYIKSQFDLINSPYAIKLKSALKYANLITRPSTAKFDFFSGISYPYPIEQAIKVIDEAQSQNWLWYLYNLTTLVFMQKSDFTRQNNESAASFAIRDNENKLLYSNFVTLKSNIFIQEVKQVDSDNNVTFYLLNKDGYILQIEIRKDPEEPTSAIIFGYIRTYPKLLEANQINEIFNLNKYVNLYASFGLSSNNETAEVLYKDFYGGVLLQYTAVDIY encoded by the coding sequence ATGAAAATTAAAAAGGCTTTTTTAAAATTTATTATCAGTTCAGCTTTTGTTAGTCTTGCTTTAGTTACAATTCCATCTTATGGTATTAAAAGTCAAGTTGTGAGTCAAAACTTAGATCAAATTAACTTAACTTCTGATCTTGATTTAAAATGAAGAAATTTTTTAAATCAAACTGCTATTACTAATGTTTTGCATGAAATGTTTGGTGATAACAATCAAGCAAAAGATGAATACATTAAAAGTCAATTTGATCTGATTAACTCACCATATGCAATCAAATTAAAATCAGCACTTAAATATGCTAATTTAATTACAAGACCATCAACAGCTAAATTCGATTTTTTTAGTGGTATTTCATACCCTTATCCAATCGAACAGGCTATTAAGGTTATCGACGAAGCACAAAGTCAAAATTGGTTATGATATCTATATAATTTAACTACTTTAGTTTTTATGCAAAAATCTGATTTTACCAGGCAAAACAATGAATCTGCTGCATCTTTTGCTATTCGCGATAACGAAAACAAACTACTTTACAGTAATTTTGTAACCTTAAAAAGTAATATTTTTATCCAAGAGGTTAAACAAGTTGATTCAGATAATAATGTTACTTTTTATCTATTAAATAAGGATGGTTATATTTTACAAATCGAAATACGCAAAGATCCAGAAGAACCAACTAGCGCTATTATATTTGGATATATTAGAACATATCCAAAATTATTAGAAGCTAATCAAATTAACGAGATTTTTAATTTAAACAAATATGTAAACCTATATGCTTCGTTTGGTTTAAGTTCTAATAATGAAACTGCTGAGGTTTTATATAAAGACTTTTATGGAGGGGTTTTATTGCAATATACTGCAGTAGATATTTATTAA
- a CDS encoding S8 family serine peptidase — MKLNKIISVISLGVTGAAFPLSVVFNSYKKTNTKSLINKTTNGVINKDKTNTKVLNNETENLVDQSSDSFYDFEKNDYFKGFITFKGNFDIFNHDNILKLIRQQPQVLYAKKSLAIKNYYLVTLSFKKNSDDKKQFDSFLNTYDLVGDFYEIENDEKVESNPSIAIINGVEDSYVNGGGLSQNLNRYRNNFESNYYTDLDRNVIIQHVDHQVNYYGQKRIGIAVLEVGEGDKHPERALIDANNSSYYFDKKITNVYNRWDPYWNGLFHKPTYGNHSTEVASVISGINGVNPYHNLYGVKVNLFNSSLLYAFSGLDNEIDYIRRIDNLKIVNNSWGIGKPKNANSNLFKYNYYSRFLDLLTANERDLIFVIAAGNEGNTNLPKLFGFDLSYNSILVGSNNDDKSLSWFSSRGSNTYSSPLILANGSSYPFKNSRKSGTSYSAPFVSGVLANTLIQYKEKYKLGINSIIAKAALGVSSTNEKNDKTVEKNRLDPSQGVGILNYQKLWSAFNNLKYIKWTDSSDVLVNNLWKSKNVDKSLTIERLQLKKGDNLRISLSWLFKPSSSTVYRWEQNNKDLTSSINYDEQNFNLIFRKTDGNIFKRTESLNNFEFLQVPITEDGSYEIIVSKPNQKPSKTETELALSWTKERI, encoded by the coding sequence ATGAAGTTAAATAAAATTATAAGTGTAATTTCACTAGGAGTAACAGGAGCAGCATTTCCGCTATCTGTCGTTTTCAACAGTTATAAAAAAACTAATACTAAGAGCTTAATTAATAAAACTACCAACGGAGTTATTAATAAAGATAAAACAAATACCAAAGTACTAAATAATGAAACAGAAAACCTAGTTGATCAATCTAGCGATTCGTTTTATGACTTTGAAAAAAACGATTACTTTAAAGGTTTTATTACCTTTAAAGGCAATTTTGATATTTTCAACCATGATAATATTTTGAAACTTATAAGACAGCAACCTCAAGTTCTATACGCGAAAAAAAGCCTTGCAATCAAAAATTATTATTTAGTTACACTTTCTTTCAAAAAGAATTCAGATGATAAAAAACAATTTGATAGTTTCTTAAACACATACGATCTGGTTGGGGATTTTTATGAAATAGAAAATGATGAAAAGGTTGAATCTAATCCTTCTATTGCGATCATAAATGGCGTTGAGGACAGTTACGTTAATGGTGGTGGATTATCACAAAATTTAAACAGATATAGGAATAACTTTGAATCCAACTACTATACTGATCTAGATAGAAATGTAATTATACAACATGTAGATCATCAAGTTAATTATTACGGTCAAAAAAGAATTGGTATAGCTGTATTAGAGGTAGGTGAAGGTGATAAACATCCAGAACGAGCTTTAATTGATGCTAATAATTCTTCTTATTATTTCGACAAAAAGATAACCAATGTCTACAATAGATGAGATCCTTATTGAAACGGGTTGTTTCATAAACCAACATACGGAAATCACTCTACGGAAGTTGCTTCAGTAATTTCTGGAATAAATGGAGTAAATCCTTACCATAATTTATATGGAGTGAAAGTAAATCTATTTAATAGTTCGCTTTTGTATGCTTTTTCAGGTTTAGATAATGAAATAGATTATATAAGACGCATCGATAACTTAAAAATTGTTAATAATTCTTGGGGTATAGGGAAACCGAAAAATGCTAATTCGAATTTATTTAAATATAATTACTATTCAAGATTCTTAGATCTATTAACTGCAAACGAAAGAGATTTGATATTTGTAATTGCAGCAGGTAATGAAGGAAATACAAATCTTCCAAAATTATTTGGTTTTGATCTGTCATATAACAGCATATTAGTTGGTTCTAACAACGATGATAAATCATTAAGTTGATTTTCATCACGAGGGTCAAATACATATAGCTCACCTCTTATTTTGGCTAATGGTTCTTCATATCCATTTAAAAATTCAAGAAAATCGGGAACAAGTTATTCTGCCCCTTTTGTATCTGGTGTCTTGGCTAATACACTAATTCAATATAAGGAAAAATATAAACTAGGAATTAATTCAATTATTGCTAAAGCAGCATTAGGCGTTTCATCAACAAATGAAAAAAACGATAAAACTGTAGAGAAAAATAGATTAGATCCTTCTCAAGGTGTGGGGATACTAAATTATCAAAAATTATGATCTGCATTCAATAATCTTAAATATATAAAATGAACTGATAGTAGTGATGTTTTAGTGAATAATTTATGAAAATCTAAAAACGTTGATAAAAGCTTAACAATAGAAAGGCTGCAGTTAAAAAAAGGTGATAACTTAAGAATTAGTTTATCTTGACTATTTAAACCTTCAAGTTCAACTGTATATAGATGAGAACAAAACAATAAAGATTTAACTAGTTCAATAAATTATGATGAACAAAACTTCAATTTGATCTTTAGAAAAACCGATGGTAACATTTTTAAAAGAACAGAATCATTAAATAATTTTGAATTTCTACAAGTGCCTATTACAGAGGATGGATCTTACGAAATCATTGTTTCTAAGCCGAATCAAAAACCATCTAAAACAGAAACAGAACTAGCTTTATCTTGAACAAAAGAAAGAATTTAG
- the nusA gene encoding transcription termination factor NusA, producing MSVDNKSFLEAIQTVAETKNISKKEISTILKDAIIRACAKEDPDQRIDVMIDFDMGLLKIFKLYKVIDDSVSEEEFDEINEIHLKDALATNPTIKVGDDFLKSLSIGDFSRVVATNISQYFRQKLSELVNKQAVSEWTPKLNKIVRGTVEKDENNPNVLLVNLGGIYAYYYKRDWVPNEELQNDVEYDFVLTQIKEQSKSWPLIVSRSDALYVKHVLTENIPEIKEGIVEIKAIQRVAGQKTKVAVLSNNPDIDPVTLILGDGGIRIKSIAANLIEHSSGVKVSNEVIDVFHWNDDVFKLIANACYPVDIIGVDVLEDSERDKSVDIIVEDQYLPFLIGRAGINVRLLSYMTGWSIDFKSQSAAIEDNINVVPLNYSPVDNAVLVDQFKRNSRRTKIASKQSFKKVETLQTPLIAYSTAVEGDDDIKVDFQKIYEEAKEQRYEMIDLTKYQPKPVAQNDLEDYQPELGDGIEDELVVEQESEVVQEQPEVVEQEQEPSVNVTARYDDVSEQLAHLDLSKPLIVEEEEQQDLVQKTAKTPKKEKKVQKEKEETVEFVDIDESAYDNVQNENTSITELIRELDITQTPKKEVKKVVLVQDKKDKYKDKKKKKSQRQSLDSFENL from the coding sequence ATGAGTGTTGATAATAAAAGTTTTCTAGAAGCAATCCAGACGGTTGCCGAAACGAAGAATATCTCTAAAAAAGAGATTAGTACAATCTTAAAAGATGCGATTATTCGCGCTTGCGCTAAAGAAGACCCTGATCAAAGAATCGACGTTATGATCGATTTTGATATGGGATTATTAAAGATCTTTAAATTATATAAGGTCATTGATGATAGTGTTAGTGAAGAAGAATTTGATGAGATTAATGAGATCCATCTAAAGGATGCTTTAGCAACTAACCCAACAATTAAAGTGGGTGATGATTTCTTAAAATCACTAAGTATTGGTGATTTTTCAAGAGTAGTTGCTACTAATATTTCGCAGTATTTCAGACAAAAATTATCTGAATTAGTTAATAAACAAGCAGTATCAGAATGAACACCTAAACTGAATAAGATCGTTAGAGGGACTGTGGAGAAAGATGAGAATAACCCTAACGTTTTATTAGTTAACTTAGGTGGGATCTATGCTTATTATTATAAGAGGGACTGAGTTCCTAATGAAGAGTTACAAAACGATGTTGAGTATGATTTTGTTTTAACTCAGATTAAAGAACAATCTAAGAGCTGACCACTAATAGTGTCACGTTCAGACGCTTTATATGTAAAACACGTTTTAACTGAAAATATCCCTGAGATTAAAGAGGGGATTGTTGAGATTAAAGCGATCCAAAGAGTGGCTGGACAAAAAACTAAAGTAGCAGTTTTATCAAATAACCCTGATATTGATCCAGTAACCTTAATCTTAGGTGATGGTGGGATTAGAATTAAGTCGATAGCTGCTAACTTAATTGAACACTCATCAGGTGTTAAAGTTAGTAATGAAGTAATTGATGTCTTCCATTGAAACGATGATGTTTTCAAATTAATTGCGAATGCTTGTTATCCTGTTGATATCATCGGGGTTGATGTTTTAGAAGATTCAGAACGTGATAAGAGTGTTGATATTATTGTTGAAGATCAATACTTACCGTTCTTAATTGGTAGAGCTGGAATCAACGTAAGATTATTATCTTACATGACTGGTTGATCAATTGATTTCAAATCTCAATCAGCAGCAATTGAAGATAATATCAATGTTGTGCCATTAAACTATTCACCAGTTGATAATGCGGTTTTAGTAGATCAATTCAAGCGTAACAGTCGTCGTACTAAGATTGCAAGTAAGCAATCTTTCAAAAAGGTGGAAACTCTGCAAACTCCATTGATTGCCTATTCAACAGCTGTTGAAGGTGATGATGATATCAAAGTTGATTTTCAAAAGATCTATGAAGAAGCTAAAGAGCAACGTTATGAGATGATTGATCTTACTAAGTATCAACCAAAACCAGTTGCTCAAAATGATCTAGAAGACTATCAACCTGAATTAGGTGATGGAATTGAAGATGAACTAGTTGTTGAACAAGAAAGTGAAGTGGTACAAGAACAACCAGAAGTGGTTGAACAAGAACAAGAACCTTCAGTTAATGTTACAGCTCGTTATGATGATGTGTCAGAACAACTAGCCCACCTAGATCTATCAAAACCACTAATTGTAGAAGAAGAAGAGCAACAAGATCTAGTTCAAAAAACTGCTAAAACACCTAAAAAAGAGAAGAAAGTTCAAAAAGAAAAAGAAGAAACAGTTGAGTTTGTGGACATTGACGAATCAGCTTATGATAACGTGCAAAATGAAAACACCTCAATAACTGAACTAATTCGTGAACTAGATATAACTCAAACCCCTAAGAAAGAGGTGAAGAAAGTTGTTCTTGTCCAAGATAAAAAGGACAAATACAAAGATAAGAAGAAAAAGAAATCACAACGTCAAAGCTTGGACAGCTTTGAAAATCTATAA
- a CDS encoding DUF448 domain-containing protein yields MKKITQRFDLITKKQLPIDQLYRIVFYQNQLTVDYHYKIKARGVYLNKNEHFIIDKKVKALIQKSFKTKILDEEFNRLSDALRKRGQDE; encoded by the coding sequence ATGAAAAAGATTACTCAGCGCTTTGATCTGATTACAAAAAAACAACTACCAATAGATCAACTATATCGGATTGTTTTTTATCAAAATCAACTAACAGTTGATTATCATTACAAGATTAAAGCGCGAGGAGTATATCTTAATAAAAATGAGCACTTTATTATTGATAAGAAAGTCAAAGCATTAATTCAAAAGAGTTTTAAAACTAAGATCTTAGATGAAGAATTTAATCGCCTTAGTGATGCTTTAAGAAAACGAGGTCAGGATGAATAA